The following nucleotide sequence is from bacterium.
CGCGTCACACAGAAGTATCGCAACCCCTTCGACACGAAGATCGAGGCGGTCTACGTCTTCCCTCTGCCGGAGAACGCCGCGGTCAGCGACTTCGTGATGACGATCGGCGCACGTCGCATCCGCGGCATCATCCGCGAGCGCGAGGAGGCGCAGCGGATCTACGAGGATGCGCGCCGGCAGGGGTACCAGGCGGCGCTCCTGACGCAGGAGCGGCCGAACATCTTCACCCAGAAAGTCGCCAACATCGAGCCGGGCAAGGCGATCGACGTCGAGATCACCTACTTCAACACGCTCGCCTGGCACGACGATGCCTTCACCTTCGTCTTCCCGATGGTCGTCGGGCCGCGCTACAACCCGGCGGGGAGCACCGGCGGCGTCGGCGCCGTGCCGCGCGGCGCGGGCGGTGCCTCCGGGCAGGCGACGGAGATGCAGTACCTCGCGCCTGGCGAGCGCACGGGCCACGACATCGGCCTCTCCGTCGAGATCGATGCCGGGATGCCCATCGAGCGCCTCGAGAGCCCGAGCCACGTCATCGACGTTGCGGGTCGCGGCGGCGAGCGGGCCACGGTGCGGCTGCGCCGCATGGATTCGATCCCGAACAAGGACTTCGTCCTGCGCTACCGGGTGGCGGGCGAGCGCCCGCGCCAGGCGCTGTTTCTCCAGCGCGACGGCGCGGAGGGGTGGTTCACGCTGCTGCTGGCCCCGCCCGCGGGGCTCGAGCGCCTGGCGCGGCCGCCGCTGGAGATGGTCTTTCTCGTCGACACCTCGGGGAGCATGAACGGCTGGCCGATCGAGAAGGCGAAGGCGGCGCTGCGCCGGGCCGTAAAGAGCCTCTCGCCCGGTGACACGTTCCAGATCACCCGCTTCGCCGGCGACAACTCGCGCTTCCGCCCCGAGCCGGTGCCGGCGACGCCCGAGAACATCGCCGACGGACTCGCGTACCTCGACGGGCTGAACGGAAGCGGCGGCACCGAGATGGTGCAGGGGGTCCGCGCGGCGCTGGACGCCCCGCTCGACCCGCAGCGCTTTCGCATCGTCTCGTTCATGACCGACGGCTATGTCGGCAACGAGGCGCAGGTGCTCGCCACCGTGGGCGAGCGGCTCGGTAGCGCGCGGATCTTCAGCTTCGGCGTCGGCACCTCCGTCAACCGCTACCTCATGGAGGGGCTGGCGCGGGTGGGGCGCGGCGCGGTCGCGTACATCGGGGCCGGCGACTCGGACACCGAGGCGGTCGACCGGTTCTACGAACGCATCGCGCGGCCGGCGCTGACGGATATCGCCATCGACTGGGGCGGCATGCGCGTCGCCGACGTCTATCCCGAGCGCATCCCGGACCTCTTCGTCGGGAGACCGGTGATCCTGACGGGGCGCTTCACCGGCCTGGGCCGGACCACGATCGAGGTGACTGGCACCTCCGG
It contains:
- a CDS encoding VIT domain-containing protein gives rise to the protein MKKIAQFVLVPCTLAVLLATLAVGAPNVAPPKWVAALFVEAQNAVGLRWEPVPGATGYKVLRSTTKGKDHKEIAAVTVPQHFDTKIERGETYYYKLQTVAGDATGPLSEEKEVVVPGMAKKVGEAWDDYREPRAELRADRAEATAAAAPAALAPERSMLMSARGEDIPIKAERPAPVLSAPAAKMAAPAGSGPALRGWSGGGQGPAAAGPTYASFGEPFDEVWVISRPERPAAPAPGEYVPGCGELSVERDGKRLPFPLEHTEVAAKIAGYIATVRVTQKYRNPFDTKIEAVYVFPLPENAAVSDFVMTIGARRIRGIIREREEAQRIYEDARRQGYQAALLTQERPNIFTQKVANIEPGKAIDVEITYFNTLAWHDDAFTFVFPMVVGPRYNPAGSTGGVGAVPRGAGGASGQATEMQYLAPGERTGHDIGLSVEIDAGMPIERLESPSHVIDVAGRGGERATVRLRRMDSIPNKDFVLRYRVAGERPRQALFLQRDGAEGWFTLLLAPPAGLERLARPPLEMVFLVDTSGSMNGWPIEKAKAALRRAVKSLSPGDTFQITRFAGDNSRFRPEPVPATPENIADGLAYLDGLNGSGGTEMVQGVRAALDAPLDPQRFRIVSFMTDGYVGNEAQVLATVGERLGSARIFSFGVGTSVNRYLMEGLARVGRGAVAYIGAGDSDTEAVDRFYERIARPALTDIAIDWGGMRVADVYPERIPDLFVGRPVILTGRFTGLGRTTIEVTGTSGGERVVQKLAAQLDRKQQHEGVRRIWARARIADLTDEALQADAVRQADIRGEIKATALTHGLVSDYTAFVAVDATRVTAGDEGVTVVQPVPVPEGVRYDTTVVP